In the Gymnogyps californianus isolate 813 chromosome 3, ASM1813914v2, whole genome shotgun sequence genome, one interval contains:
- the BROX gene encoding BRO1 domain-containing protein BROX, protein MTHWFHRNPLKATAPVSFNFYGVATTPAATKVCNDLRLSRTRLLELFTDSSCNPEMMKNATDLYFSLLQGFILSLDDSSQECKLRYIQNFKWTDTLQGQVPSAQQDAVFELVSMGFNVALWYTKYASRLAGKEDITEDEAKDVHRSLKIAAGIFKHLKESHIPKLITPVEKGRDLEARLVDSYIVQCQAEAQEVTIARAIELKHNPGLIAALAYETANFYQKADQTLSSLDPTYAGKWRKYLNLKTCFYMAYAYCYHGQTLLASDKCGEAIRSLQESEKFFAKAEALCKEYGETKGPGTTAKPSGHLFFRKLGSLIKNTLEKCQRENGFIYFQKVPAEAPQLELKANYGLVEPVPFEFPALNAHWTPETLAAFDLTKRPKDDTAKPKPDEEVKPLKEPDIKPQKDSGCQIS, encoded by the exons atgaccCACTGGTTTCATCGCAACCCTTTGAAGGCTACAGctcctgtttcatttaatttttatgggGTAGCTACCACTCCAGCTGCAACAAAGGTTTGCAA TGATTTGAGGTTATCTCGAACGCGACTATTGGAGCTGTTTACAGACTCGAGTTGTAATCCAGAAATGATGAAGAATGCAACTGACTTGTACTTCTCACTCTTGCAAG GTTTTATCCTTTCACTGGATGACTCTTCCCAAGAATGCAAGTTGAGATATATTCAGAATTTCAAGTGGACAGACACATTACAAGGACAAGTTCCAAG TGCCCAGCAGGATGCAGTGTTTGAACTGGTTTCCATGGGATTTAATGTAGCTCTGTGGTACACAAAATATGCATCAAGACTCGCTGGAAAAGAAGA TATAACAGAAGATGAAGCAAAAGATGTTCACAGAAGCCTGAAGATAGCAGCTGGGATTTTTAAACACTTGAAG GAAAGTCACATTCCAAAATTGATTACACCTgtagaaaagggaagagatttAGAAGCTCGACTTGTAGACTCTTACATCGTACAGTGCCAAGCTGAAGCTCAAGAAG tgacaatTGCTCGGGCTATTGAGCTGAAACACAATCCAGGACTAATAGCTGCTCTTGCTTATGAAACAGCTAACTTCTACCAAAAAGCTG ATCAAACATTATCCAGTTTGGATCCAACCTATGCAGGTAAATGGAGGAAGTACTTAAACTTGAAGACCTGTTTCTATATGGCCTAT GCATACTGTTACCATGGTCAGACTTTACTGGCGAGTGATAAATGTGGGGAAGCAATCAGATCTCTGCAGGaatcagaaaaat TTTTTGCCAAGGCTGAAGCATTGTGCAAAGAATATGGAGAAACCAAAGGGCCCGGGACTACTGCCAAACCTTCTGGACATCTCTTCTTTAGGAAATTAGGAAGTTTGATTAAGAACACACTAGAAAAATGCCAGAGAGAGAATGGATTCAT CTATTTTCAGAAGGTGCCAGCAGAGGCTCCCCAGCTGGAACTGAAAGCAAACTATGGCTTAGTAGAGCCTGTTCCTTTTGAATTTCCTGCCTTGAATGCACACTGGACTCCTGAAACACTTGCGGCATTTGATCTCACCAAGAGGCCAAAGGATGACACT GCTAAACCAAAACCAGATGAAGAAGTAAAACCTCTGAAGGAACCAGATATAAAGCCTCAAAAAGACAGTGGATGCCAGATTTCTTAA